The Atribacter laminatus genome contains the following window.
TTCGAAGAGGTCTTTTGAAGCACCACATACTGGACATACCCAATCCTCAGGAATATCATCGAAAGATGTACCAGGTTTTACTCCAGCATCAGGATCGCCTAATTCAGGATCATATACGTATCCGCAAACTGTGCAAACATACTTATCCATAAATCTACCTCCCTTACAATTTAAAAAATTATAACTCTATTCTACCAAAATATATTTCCAGTTTTGAAAATATTGTGGGCTAAATATTTTCGATATCTCCTCAACGTCTTTTACACTCCACCTTTAATAAGGCGAGATTTGAAAAAATTCTAAGAGAATCGAATCCCTCTTAATCTCCCTTTATCTAAAAAGAGAGGAATGAAAAAGATTGAACTCATGAGATTGCCACATCACTTCGTTCCTCACAATGACGAATCAGAGTTCCTTCTCCCTTAATGGGAGAAGGTGAGGATGAGGGTGAAAAGCCC
Protein-coding sequences here:
- the rd gene encoding rubredoxin → MDKYVCTVCGYVYDPELGDPDAGVKPGTSFDDIPEDWVCPVCGASKDLFEKQ